In Herpetosiphonaceae bacterium, the genomic window GCTGCCGCTCGATGGCACGCCCACGACGGCTGCCTTACTGCGTCCCGCGACCGCGCTTGCGAGTCGGCTGGCAGCCTCGATCGACCTGCTGTATGTAGTCGCCGCGCAGCCAGCCGTCGTGTCGGAGCCGGGCAGCATGGGCGTCCCGCGCTACCTGGATCAACCCCAGCATGAGTGGCCGGAGTGGTCCGACGAGATGATCGATCGGTTCGCCAGAGGATGCGCGGGCTGTCCGTCCGATGTGCCGATCCGCATGTTCCTGGCGCGCGGCGATATTGGACAGGAGATCGTGCGCTTCGCCAGCGAGCATCACGTCGACGTCGTCGTGGTGGCGCGGCGCAGCCACCTGGAGCCGGGCCGCGCGCGGGTGCTCCGGGCGGTCTTGAGGCACACGCCCTGCCCGCTCCTGCTGGTCGGAGCGCCGGACGGCGATGGGTGCGGCGCGCTACCGGTGGCATGAGGTCGGCTTGTTCGTGGTGCCCGGAACTGCCCCAACGCTTGCTCAGCGGCGTGTCGATGATGAAGCCTAGCCCACGTGGCGATAGCGGCTCCGGCGCGGATCATCATGTCGGAGCCGCTCACA contains:
- a CDS encoding universal stress protein, whose product is MSETTFTAGGRVLVALDGSPASATALPIALTLADQLAARLEILHVVSERPSANDIRRRLRLDADPWLDIELRIAIGKPVDTILQASAEPDMILLVMTTHGRIVEPGRAFGRVAQAVAAEATRPIVMVRPEVATDFMEHGGSVRHVLLPLDGTPTTAALLRPATALASRLAASIDLLYVVAAQPAVVSEPGSMGVPRYLDQPQHEWPEWSDEMIDRFARGCAGCPSDVPIRMFLARGDIGQEIVRFASEHHVDVVVVARRSHLEPGRARVLRAVLRHTPCPLLLVGAPDGDGCGALPVA